In Rhodothermus marinus DSM 4252, a single genomic region encodes these proteins:
- a CDS encoding NAD(P)H-quinone oxidoreductase: MRAILVSEPGGPEKLYLGEYPTPAPGPGELLVRVRATSLNRADLLQREGKYPPPPGASPILGLDVAGTVAALGPGVTGWQVGDRVFGLVEGGGYAEYAVLPAGMAMRIPDNLSFEEAAAVPEVFLTAYQALCWLGQLQRSEHVLIHAGASGVGTAAIQLARRLGAHVHITASASKHEICRALGAETTIDYHTENFAARVQEATGGTGAHVIIDFVGAPYLEPNLQCLAVDGRIVLLATMGGSRVASFDLRLLFARRAHLMASTLRNRPRDYKVRLTQEFAERFLNDFAEGRLRPVIDRIYDWTEVAEAHRRMEANLNVGKIVLRIA, encoded by the coding sequence ATGCGAGCCATTCTGGTCAGCGAACCGGGAGGTCCTGAAAAACTCTATCTGGGGGAATATCCCACGCCCGCGCCCGGCCCGGGCGAACTGCTGGTGCGCGTGCGGGCCACGTCGCTCAACCGCGCCGATCTGTTGCAGCGGGAAGGGAAGTATCCGCCGCCGCCCGGCGCCAGTCCGATTCTGGGGCTGGACGTGGCCGGGACGGTGGCTGCGCTGGGACCCGGTGTGACGGGCTGGCAGGTGGGCGACCGCGTGTTCGGGCTCGTCGAGGGCGGGGGCTACGCCGAATACGCCGTGCTGCCGGCCGGGATGGCCATGCGCATTCCGGACAACCTGTCGTTCGAGGAGGCCGCCGCCGTTCCCGAGGTGTTTCTGACGGCCTATCAGGCGCTCTGCTGGCTGGGACAGCTGCAGCGAAGCGAACACGTGCTCATCCATGCCGGCGCAAGCGGCGTGGGAACGGCCGCCATTCAGCTGGCGCGGCGTCTGGGCGCGCACGTGCACATCACCGCCTCGGCCTCCAAACATGAAATATGCCGGGCGCTGGGCGCCGAAACCACCATCGACTACCACACCGAAAACTTTGCCGCGCGGGTGCAGGAAGCAACCGGCGGAACCGGAGCGCACGTGATTATCGATTTCGTCGGGGCGCCTTATCTGGAGCCCAACCTGCAATGTCTGGCCGTGGACGGACGGATCGTGCTGCTGGCCACGATGGGCGGCAGCCGCGTTGCATCGTTCGACCTGCGGCTGCTTTTTGCGCGGCGGGCGCACCTGATGGCCTCCACGCTCCGCAACCGCCCGCGCGATTACAAGGTGCGGCTGACGCAGGAATTCGCCGAACGCTTCCTGAACGATTTTGCCGAAGGCCGGCTGCGGCCCGTGATCGACCGCATCTACGACTGGACGGAAGTGGCCGAGGCGCATCGCCGCATGGAGGCCAATCTGAACGTGGGCAAGATCGTGCTTCGCATTGCTTGA
- the mdh gene encoding malate dehydrogenase, with amino-acid sequence MKVTVIGAGNVGATVAECVARKDMVKEVVLVDIVEGLPQGKALDMQEAAPIHGYDTRIIGTNDYKDTEGSDICVITAGSPRKPGMSRDDLLAINAKIVRSVTEQFVKGSPNAIIIVVSNPLDVMTYVAYKTSGFPSHRVMGMAGVLDTARFRTFIALELGVSVRDVQALLMGGHGDSMVPLPRYATVSGIPITQLLSREKIDAIVERTKFGGGEIVKLMGTSAWYAPGAAAAEMVEAIVKDSKRILPCAAYVNGQYGLKDLFIGVPVRLGRKGVEEIIEVELNEEERKLLEASAEHVRKGIQDLERVETNAG; translated from the coding sequence ATGAAAGTTACCGTCATCGGAGCGGGCAACGTGGGGGCCACCGTGGCCGAGTGCGTGGCCCGCAAGGACATGGTCAAAGAAGTCGTGCTCGTGGACATCGTCGAAGGGCTGCCGCAGGGCAAGGCGCTCGACATGCAGGAGGCCGCGCCCATCCACGGCTACGACACGCGCATCATCGGCACGAACGACTACAAAGACACTGAAGGCTCGGACATCTGCGTGATCACGGCCGGCTCGCCGCGCAAACCGGGCATGAGCCGCGACGACCTGCTGGCGATCAACGCGAAGATCGTGCGCTCGGTCACCGAGCAGTTCGTCAAGGGCAGTCCGAACGCCATCATCATCGTCGTGTCGAACCCGCTCGACGTGATGACCTACGTGGCTTACAAGACGAGCGGCTTCCCGAGCCATCGCGTGATGGGCATGGCCGGCGTGCTCGACACGGCCCGCTTCCGCACGTTCATCGCGCTGGAGCTGGGCGTTTCGGTGCGCGACGTGCAGGCGCTGCTGATGGGCGGCCATGGCGACTCGATGGTGCCGCTGCCCCGCTACGCCACGGTCAGCGGCATCCCGATCACGCAGCTGCTGTCCAGGGAAAAGATCGACGCGATCGTCGAGCGCACGAAGTTCGGCGGCGGCGAGATCGTCAAGCTGATGGGCACCTCGGCCTGGTACGCGCCGGGCGCGGCGGCCGCCGAGATGGTCGAAGCCATCGTGAAGGACTCCAAGCGCATCCTGCCCTGCGCCGCCTACGTGAACGGCCAGTACGGGCTGAAGGACCTGTTCATCGGCGTGCCCGTGCGGCTGGGTCGCAAGGGGGTCGAAGAAATCATCGAGGTGGAGCTGAACGAGGAGGAGCGGAAGCTGCTCGAAGCCTCAGCCGAGCACGTACGCAAAGGCATCCAGGACCTCGAGCGCGTCGAGACAAACGCCGGTTGA
- a CDS encoding apoptosis inducing factor family protein: MPIYPVARVDELADGQMKQVQAGETELLLVRLDGQFYALGARCTHYGAPLATGALHGERIICPWHHACFHVRTGEHLEPPGMDHLPRFPVRVEDDQVLVELPDTVEGRRAPTLARRDPQEARTCVVVGSGCAGAYAVEAARAQGFRGRVLWVAGGEFPPIDRPNLSKEYLAGEAPEEWMPLRDPSFYEAADIEVVQGRPAAALDAAAKTITLADGEVLRYDVAVVAPGARPRRLEVPGAELAGIFTLRTIEDSRAIRAAAREARRAVVVGASFIGMEVAQSLRHLGLEVTVVAPESVPFERTLGVEVGRVLQTLHEENGVAFRLGHTVQAFEGTDRVQQVVLNGGSRLAAELVVVGVGVQPATDFVQGVQKAPDGSIIVDAFLQAAEGLFVAGDAARFPDWRTGAPIRIEHWRLAAQHGRLAGANAAGARRAYRGVPFFWTRQFGVSLQYLGYVDAWDEVVLDGDPSARKFLAFYLRGEQVWAVAGMGRGYEMARLHGLLLEEGLPVLESVRSYLLSR, encoded by the coding sequence ATGCCGATCTATCCGGTTGCCCGGGTCGATGAACTGGCCGATGGTCAGATGAAACAGGTGCAAGCGGGCGAGACGGAACTACTGCTGGTGCGGCTGGACGGTCAGTTTTACGCGCTGGGAGCCCGCTGCACGCACTACGGGGCCCCGCTCGCGACGGGCGCGCTTCATGGCGAACGGATCATCTGTCCCTGGCATCACGCCTGCTTCCATGTGCGCACCGGCGAGCATCTGGAGCCGCCGGGAATGGACCATCTACCGCGTTTTCCGGTACGCGTCGAGGACGATCAGGTGCTGGTGGAACTGCCCGACACGGTGGAAGGCCGACGGGCGCCGACGCTGGCCCGGCGCGATCCGCAGGAGGCGCGCACCTGCGTGGTGGTCGGATCGGGCTGCGCAGGCGCCTATGCGGTCGAGGCCGCCCGGGCGCAGGGCTTTCGGGGGCGTGTGCTGTGGGTGGCCGGCGGCGAGTTTCCGCCGATCGACCGGCCGAACCTGAGCAAAGAATACCTGGCGGGCGAGGCGCCCGAAGAGTGGATGCCGCTGCGCGATCCGTCCTTTTACGAGGCGGCGGACATCGAAGTGGTGCAGGGACGGCCGGCCGCCGCGCTGGACGCCGCCGCGAAAACCATTACGCTGGCCGATGGCGAGGTGCTGCGCTACGACGTGGCCGTCGTGGCGCCGGGCGCCCGGCCGCGCCGGCTGGAGGTGCCGGGGGCTGAACTGGCGGGCATCTTCACGCTGCGCACCATCGAGGATAGCCGGGCCATTCGCGCGGCGGCCCGCGAGGCCCGGCGGGCGGTGGTCGTGGGGGCCAGTTTCATCGGGATGGAGGTCGCGCAAAGCCTGCGGCATCTCGGGCTGGAAGTGACCGTCGTGGCGCCAGAATCGGTGCCGTTCGAGCGCACGCTCGGCGTGGAGGTCGGACGCGTGCTGCAGACGCTGCATGAGGAAAACGGCGTGGCGTTTCGGCTGGGGCATACCGTACAGGCTTTCGAGGGTACGGATCGGGTGCAGCAGGTCGTGCTGAATGGCGGCAGTCGGCTTGCGGCCGAGCTGGTCGTGGTGGGCGTGGGCGTGCAGCCGGCCACGGATTTTGTGCAGGGCGTGCAGAAAGCCCCGGACGGCAGCATTATCGTGGATGCCTTTTTGCAGGCGGCCGAAGGGCTGTTTGTGGCCGGCGATGCCGCCCGCTTCCCCGACTGGCGCACGGGGGCGCCGATCCGGATCGAGCACTGGCGACTGGCCGCGCAGCACGGGCGCCTGGCCGGTGCCAATGCAGCCGGAGCGCGTCGTGCCTACCGGGGCGTGCCGTTCTTCTGGACGCGCCAGTTCGGCGTGAGCCTGCAGTACCTGGGCTACGTGGACGCCTGGGACGAGGTGGTGCTCGACGGCGACCCGTCGGCCCGGAAGTTTCTGGCCTTTTATCTTCGCGGTGAACAGGTCTGGGCCGTAGCCGGCATGGGCCGCGGCTACGAAATGGCCCGCCTGCACGGCCTGTTGCTGGAGGAGGGGCTGCCCGTCCTGGAAAGCGTACGTTCCTATCTGCTCAGTCGCTGA
- a CDS encoding DUF1232 domain-containing protein — translation MPLPDLEVREMSPEALSRPPLHTRAFELALRTARRSLSRRSRLMRLVLHASRRLAHREAALVQVRGELQTLLRMVHAWARREYRVVPWRSLLYAAAALAYFVNPADLLPDALLGLGLVDDVAVIAAVARAIQADLERFRQWEALRSRNNGRRHA, via the coding sequence ATGCCGCTACCCGATCTGGAAGTGCGTGAGATGTCGCCCGAGGCATTGAGCCGGCCGCCCCTGCACACGCGGGCCTTCGAGCTGGCGTTGCGCACGGCCCGGCGTTCGCTATCCCGTCGAAGTCGGTTGATGCGGCTGGTGTTGCACGCTTCGCGCCGACTGGCCCACCGCGAGGCCGCGCTGGTACAGGTACGCGGCGAACTGCAGACGCTGCTGCGCATGGTGCATGCCTGGGCGCGCCGGGAATACCGGGTCGTCCCCTGGCGCTCGCTGCTTTACGCTGCGGCCGCACTCGCCTACTTCGTCAATCCGGCCGATCTGTTGCCGGACGCTCTGCTGGGCCTGGGTCTCGTGGACGACGTGGCCGTCATTGCTGCCGTGGCCCGCGCCATTCAGGCCGACCTCGAACGCTTCCGTCAATGGGAGGCGCTGCGTAGCCGCAACAACGGACGCCGACACGCATGA
- a CDS encoding VPS10 domain-containing protein yields MRKRRTLCFGLLLGLVLTSAQAQEQAPVPPTPADVRLRSYQERMARVEHSLVRNVPFRSIGPTIMSGRVVDVDVNPDDPTEFYVAYASGGLWKTENNGISFQPLFDREATMTIGDIAVDWAHGEVIWVGTGESNSSRSSYAGTGIYRSTDGGRTWEHLGLAETHHIGRIVIHPDDPNTVWVAAVGHLYSPNPERGIYKTTDGGRTWRRVLYVDDNTGGIDLVIDPTNPNVLYAAMWHRERRAWNFVEAGPGSGIFKSTDGGETWQRLNVEGSGFPTGEGVGRIGLAIYPKNPQILYALLDNQYHRPEEEAEQPALTKEDFLEMSREAFLALSDDSLEAFLRENGFPREYTATRVKEMVRRGEIEPRALYDYLTDANQELFETPVIGAEVYRSDDGGRTWHRTHEGYLDNVYFSYGYYFGQIRVDPNDPDHVYIMGVPMLVSDDGGRTWRSIDRENVHVDHHALWVNPNRPGHLVNGNDGGVNLTYDDGRTWFKANTPPVGQFYAVAVDSARPYNVYGGLQDNGVWVGPSTYEFSYEWYAEGRYPYERLLGGDGMQVQVDPRTNDIVYTGFQFGNYFRIERKTGRRVPIKPRHKLGERPLRFNWETPIFLSRHHPDILYLGSNKLHRSFNRGDDWETISGDLTRGGRKGDVPYGTLTTIAESELRFGLIYVGSDDGLVHVTRDGGVTWTRISDELPQHLWVSHVEPSQHVESRVYVALNGYRWDDFTPYLYRSEDYGLHWTRIGTDLPYEPINVVREDPYNPDILYVGTDGGLYVSLDGGRSFMPFYEGLPHAPVHDLVIHKRARDLVVATHGRSLYVADLEEIEQLTPALLARPLHVFAIDTVRHNPNWGRIRAAWMPPDTPAVRIPYYSREAGPVTIRVLTEDDLLLAVRTDTAEVGLNYPVYDLTIDTTQVAAFNARRDEKAQVRAADNGRYYLPPGTYMVELVRGAATARGRLVVQRSRRDRFQMLPRVEPEMERYLERY; encoded by the coding sequence ATGAGAAAGCGCAGAACCCTCTGTTTTGGCCTGCTGCTCGGTCTGGTGCTGACCTCGGCGCAGGCGCAGGAACAGGCGCCGGTGCCGCCCACACCGGCCGACGTGCGACTCCGCTCCTATCAGGAGCGTATGGCACGGGTGGAGCACTCGCTCGTGCGCAACGTGCCCTTCCGCAGCATTGGTCCGACCATCATGAGCGGCCGCGTGGTGGACGTGGACGTCAACCCGGACGACCCGACCGAATTTTACGTGGCCTACGCCTCGGGCGGCCTCTGGAAAACCGAGAACAACGGCATTTCCTTCCAGCCGCTTTTCGATCGTGAGGCGACCATGACGATCGGTGACATTGCGGTGGACTGGGCGCACGGCGAGGTGATCTGGGTGGGCACGGGCGAAAGCAACTCCAGCCGCTCTTCCTACGCAGGCACGGGCATCTACCGCTCCACGGACGGCGGTCGCACCTGGGAGCATCTGGGCCTGGCCGAAACGCACCACATCGGCCGCATCGTGATCCATCCGGACGATCCCAACACGGTCTGGGTGGCAGCCGTCGGGCACCTCTATTCGCCGAATCCCGAACGGGGGATCTACAAGACCACGGACGGCGGCCGCACCTGGCGCCGGGTGCTCTACGTGGACGACAACACCGGAGGCATCGATCTGGTGATTGACCCGACCAACCCGAACGTGCTCTACGCGGCGATGTGGCACCGGGAGCGCCGCGCCTGGAACTTCGTCGAGGCCGGCCCCGGTTCGGGTATCTTCAAATCGACCGACGGCGGCGAGACCTGGCAGCGCCTCAACGTCGAAGGCAGCGGCTTCCCGACCGGCGAGGGCGTCGGCCGCATCGGTCTGGCCATCTATCCGAAGAATCCGCAGATTCTCTATGCACTGCTCGACAACCAGTACCACCGCCCCGAGGAAGAAGCGGAGCAACCCGCGCTGACCAAGGAAGACTTTCTGGAGATGAGCCGGGAGGCCTTTCTGGCGCTGTCGGACGACTCGCTGGAAGCCTTCCTTCGCGAAAACGGCTTCCCGCGCGAGTACACGGCAACGCGCGTGAAAGAAATGGTGCGGCGCGGTGAAATCGAGCCGCGGGCGCTCTACGACTACCTGACCGACGCGAATCAGGAGCTGTTCGAAACACCGGTCATCGGTGCCGAGGTCTATCGCTCGGACGACGGCGGTCGCACCTGGCACCGCACGCACGAGGGCTACCTGGACAACGTGTACTTTTCCTATGGCTACTATTTCGGCCAGATCCGGGTCGATCCGAACGATCCGGACCACGTCTACATCATGGGCGTGCCCATGCTGGTCTCGGACGACGGCGGCCGCACCTGGCGCTCGATCGACCGGGAGAACGTGCATGTGGACCACCATGCGCTCTGGGTCAACCCGAACCGGCCGGGCCATCTGGTCAACGGCAACGACGGGGGGGTGAACCTGACCTATGACGACGGCCGGACCTGGTTCAAGGCCAACACGCCGCCGGTAGGTCAGTTCTACGCGGTGGCGGTCGACAGCGCCCGGCCCTACAACGTCTACGGCGGCCTGCAGGACAACGGCGTCTGGGTCGGTCCCAGCACCTATGAATTCAGCTACGAATGGTACGCCGAAGGGCGCTATCCCTACGAGCGGCTGCTGGGTGGCGACGGTATGCAGGTGCAGGTCGATCCACGCACGAACGACATCGTCTACACGGGCTTCCAGTTCGGCAACTACTTCCGGATCGAGCGCAAAACCGGTCGGCGTGTGCCCATCAAACCCCGCCATAAGCTGGGCGAGCGGCCGCTCCGCTTCAACTGGGAGACGCCCATCTTCCTATCACGCCACCACCCCGACATCCTGTATCTGGGCTCGAACAAGCTCCACCGCTCCTTCAACCGGGGCGACGACTGGGAGACGATCTCGGGCGACCTGACGCGCGGCGGCCGCAAGGGCGACGTGCCCTACGGCACGCTCACGACGATCGCCGAGTCGGAACTCCGCTTCGGACTCATCTACGTGGGCAGCGACGACGGCCTCGTGCATGTGACGCGCGACGGCGGCGTCACCTGGACCCGTATCTCGGATGAACTGCCGCAGCACCTGTGGGTGAGCCACGTCGAGCCCTCGCAGCACGTGGAAAGCCGTGTCTACGTGGCACTCAACGGGTACCGGTGGGACGACTTCACGCCCTATCTCTACCGCTCCGAAGATTACGGGCTGCACTGGACGCGCATCGGGACCGACCTGCCCTACGAGCCGATCAACGTCGTGCGCGAGGATCCCTACAACCCGGACATCCTCTACGTGGGTACCGACGGCGGGCTCTACGTGTCGCTCGACGGCGGGCGCTCGTTCATGCCCTTCTACGAAGGGTTGCCGCACGCGCCCGTGCACGATCTGGTCATCCACAAGCGGGCGCGTGATCTGGTGGTGGCCACGCACGGCCGCTCGCTTTACGTGGCCGATCTGGAGGAGATCGAGCAGCTTACGCCCGCGTTGCTCGCCCGACCGCTGCACGTGTTCGCCATCGACACGGTTCGGCACAATCCGAACTGGGGCCGCATCCGGGCCGCCTGGATGCCACCCGACACGCCCGCCGTACGGATTCCGTACTACAGCCGCGAGGCCGGTCCGGTGACGATCCGGGTGCTGACCGAAGACGACCTGCTGCTGGCCGTGCGCACCGACACGGCCGAGGTCGGGCTGAACTATCCGGTCTATGACCTGACGATCGACACGACGCAGGTGGCCGCTTTCAACGCCCGGCGCGACGAAAAGGCGCAGGTCAGAGCGGCCGACAACGGCCGTTACTACCTGCCGCCGGGCACCTACATGGTGGAACTCGTGCGCGGTGCGGCCACGGCCCGCGGCCGACTGGTGGTGCAACGCAGTCGCCGCGATCGCTTTCAGATGCTTCCGCGCGTTGAGCCCGAGATGGAACGGTATCTTGAGCGCTACTGA
- a CDS encoding cation diffusion facilitator family transporter → MAHAHSHHHPHPHPGSQRRLLLSVLLNLLISVAEVIGGLLSGSLALISDAVHNLNDTASIAISYVARKLSHRAPSASKTFGYRRAEIIGAFANLITLVVIALFLIKEAVDRLLNPQPINAPVLLTVATIGLLANVFTAILLYRDARESLNVRSAFLHIVSDAVSSVAVILGGFTILFWDVYWVDPVVTIGIAVYIGYLSWKMLRQTTHILMEGTPENLDPRHIAADLRQMAHVRDVHHVHIWQLDEHHLAFEAHVVVDEADLPRMEQIKRALKQRLREQYGIGHVTLEFESHPCCEEASAPPCHDPLPARR, encoded by the coding sequence ATGGCTCACGCACATTCCCATCATCACCCCCACCCTCACCCGGGCAGTCAGCGCCGCCTGCTCCTTTCCGTGCTGTTGAATCTGCTGATCTCGGTGGCCGAGGTGATCGGCGGCCTGCTCTCCGGCAGTCTGGCGCTCATCTCGGATGCGGTGCACAACCTGAACGACACGGCTTCTATTGCCATCAGCTACGTAGCCCGCAAGCTTTCACATCGGGCACCCAGTGCCTCGAAGACCTTCGGGTATCGACGGGCGGAGATCATCGGGGCCTTTGCCAACCTGATCACGCTGGTAGTCATCGCGCTTTTTCTGATCAAAGAAGCCGTCGATCGGCTCCTGAATCCGCAACCGATCAACGCGCCGGTGCTGCTAACGGTGGCCACGATCGGCCTGCTGGCCAATGTATTCACGGCTATCCTGCTTTACCGCGACGCCCGGGAGAGCCTGAACGTGCGCAGCGCCTTTCTGCATATCGTGTCGGATGCCGTTTCGTCGGTCGCGGTCATCCTGGGCGGCTTCACCATTTTGTTCTGGGATGTTTACTGGGTAGACCCGGTGGTGACGATCGGCATCGCCGTTTATATCGGCTACTTGAGCTGGAAGATGCTTCGGCAGACCACGCATATTCTGATGGAGGGAACGCCGGAGAATCTGGACCCCCGGCACATTGCCGCCGACCTGCGCCAGATGGCGCACGTGCGCGACGTGCACCACGTGCATATCTGGCAGCTCGACGAACACCACCTGGCCTTCGAAGCGCACGTGGTCGTCGACGAAGCCGACCTGCCCCGCATGGAACAGATCAAGCGCGCCCTGAAGCAGCGGCTGCGCGAGCAGTACGGGATCGGGCACGTGACGCTCGAATTCGAAAGCCATCCCTGCTGCGAGGAAGCCTCGGCCCCGCCCTGCCACGACCCCCTGCCGGCCCGTCGGTAA